CGGCTGGCCGGAGAGGTTCATCAGGTAGTCGACGGGGACGGCGAACAGCGCCGCGGCCACGAGGGCGTTGTCGACGCCGAAGAGCCGGCGCGCCAGCAGGACGGTGCCCACGAGGAACAGCGCGCTCACGAGCCAGGAGAAGGCGCCGAGCGTCAGCGTGGAGGCCCCGAAGAGCTTGAACATGGCGGCGATGATGTAAGCCCCCGCCGGCCCCATCCAGGCCTGCCCCGAGTAGAAGATCGGCCGCTCGCCGTGCAGGATGTGCATCGCCTGCAGCGCCGACGAGGCGGGCGCGAAGCGCTCGAGCTGCAGCGGGTAGGCGGCGAAGAGGCGGTACCCGAGGCCCAGCGCGAGCAGCAGGAGCAGCAGGCGGGCCTTGGCGCGCGGCGTCATCGCGTCTTCCGGCCCGCCGTTGCGTCGGCGGCGGCCGCCTCCTCGAACGTCCGGCCGAGCAGGGCCAGCCGCGTGCGCAGGTACTTCTTCAGGGTGTCCACGTCCCGCTCCCACGTCCACCCCTCGGCCAGCGGCCAGCGCCGGTAGTTGCGGCCCACCGCCTCGGCGAGCTCGGTCTCCAGCCCGCCGATCCGCCGCATCAGCTCCTGCTCGGAGAGCCGCTCCCGCCGCAGCGTCCGCCAGCGCTCGAGGACCCGGCGGCTGTAGCCCGGCAGGTCGGCGTGCAGGCGGTGGACGAGCGCGTTCGACGCCAGCTCCGTGCCGTAGAAGGACATGTCGGCGTCCCACGGGACGATGAAGAACCGCGCGCCGGGGCCGCCCTGGCGGGCGAGGTACAGGTTGTAGTTGCGCCCCTCCATGTCGGCGCGCAGCAGCAGGAGGATCTCGAAATCCATGATCTCGTCGACGTCGACCAGCGCCTCGATTCCCTCGCGGAAGGCCGCCGGCGTCGAGTTGCCGACGAACCTCACGAGGCGGTCGTAGGGACCCCAGAACTCGCCGCCTCGCCAGTCGGGGACCTTCTGGACATAGGCGTCGCGCTGGATCTGCGTGAAGCTCGCCGAGCCGCCCTTGGCCTTGTAGAGCACGGGCCGGTCGGGGCCGGCGGCCTTCTTCGGGAAGCCGAGCAGATCGCCGTCCACCCGGTCGGTCAGGTTGTAGATCCCCTTGTAGTCGCCGTTGACCACCAGCTCGACGTAGCGGATGTGCGGGGCGAAGCGCGGCTTCCCCGGCTCGGAGAAGCTGCGGAAGAGGTCGTAGACGAGCCGGTCGCGCATCAGCGCCACGTCCCGCCACGCGGAGGTCAGCAGCAGCAGCCGCGTGCGGCCGATGCCGGGGACCTCCTGCGGGCGGTCGAACTCGACCCGGTAGTAGACCTTCCTGCCGGCGTTCTTGACGAGCACGCTGTTGCCGCGCAGGCGGAACTTCCCCGGCTGCAGGCCGTCGCGGCGGCCGTCCGCCTCGATGAGCTCGGCCACGCAGGGGATCGCGGCGGCGCGCCGCGGGTCGCCCTCCGACTCGACGCGCAGCACCGGCAGGCGCCGCGCGGGCACGCCGAACGAGAGGTCCCTGGTCCGGGTCGCGCCTCCGCGCGCGACGCTCACGCGCAGGCCCGCCGTGACCGACCTCCCCGCCTGCGGCGTCACGTGCCCGGCGGCCGACAGCACCTCCGGCGTGAGACTCGCGAACGAGAGCGTCGCGCCGTTGACCGTGGCCGGCGGGAGCTTCAGGTCCCCGACGATGAGCGAGGCGTGCGGGTTGTCGCCGAGGAAGATCTCCTCC
This genomic stretch from bacterium harbors:
- a CDS encoding CotH kinase family protein, which gives rise to YSAGLPSYALELSRNDVRHFNAWFNDTADNGLNAPATSDKRKVDLLVRGRRRSAVMELVAGRQTGPETSSKRTFTLELLDADGEPERKLLLRPVEGAPYLLDALAAKLARDCGLPPAAPEIVAVSTNGSFDGLYLAADLSGDKGSFWRGEAEQWRELITRLPFFRDQALAEFDRIAGRLKAPLCSDRKSPLTSREIVHEIRRQRRLLEDAALDRTPRSDEAVVARVGDFVREEIFLGDNPHASLIVGDLKLPPATVNGATLSFASLTPEVLSAAGHVTPQAGRSVTAGLRVSVARGGATRTRDLSFGVPARRLPVLRVESEGDPRRAAAIPCVAELIEADGRRDGLQPGKFRLRGNSVLVKNAGRKVYYRVEFDRPQEVPGIGRTRLLLLTSAWRDVALMRDRLVYDLFRSFSEPGKPRFAPHIRYVELVVNGDYKGIYNLTDRVDGDLLGFPKKAAGPDRPVLYKAKGGSASFTQIQRDAYVQKVPDWRGGEFWGPYDRLVRFVGNSTPAAFREGIEALVDVDEIMDFEILLLLRADMEGRNYNLYLARQGGPGARFFIVPWDADMSFYGTELASNALVHRLHADLPGYSRRVLERWRTLRRERLSEQELMRRIGGLETELAEAVGRNYRRWPLAEGWTWERDVDTLKKYLRTRLALLGRTFEEAAAADATAGRKTR
- a CDS encoding glycosyltransferase family 39 protein; translated protein: MTPRAKARLLLLLLALGLGYRLFAAYPLQLERFAPASSALQAMHILHGERPIFYSGQAWMGPAGAYIIAAMFKLFGASTLTLGAFSWLVSALFLVGTVLLARRLFGVDNALVAAALFAVPVDYLMNLSGQP